From Hermetia illucens chromosome 6, iHerIll2.2.curated.20191125, whole genome shotgun sequence, one genomic window encodes:
- the LOC119659137 gene encoding cyclin-G-associated kinase: MSDFFKSAIGYFNAGPSAEQTDEFVGQIIDVNGIKLRVKRLIAEGGFAFVYVVQDVQSGNEYALKRLIGADKVACNNIIKEINLHKKLSGHPHIVQFVGASFIDRTKDAQGKAEYLLLGELCKGGSLADCLGTAIEPAVVLRVFYQATKAVGHLHAQVPPVTHRDIKIENFLIGSDGYLKLCDFGSATTDIYEPNIEWGAQQRNTLEDELATVTTPMYRAPELLDTWANYPIGPKVDVWALGCILYCLCYQKHPFEDSAKLRIINGNYTIPSDSRYNCFHEIIKGCFKVNPSERFDVQAILERLAAISETLGWPLKSQIDLVGKPIKTPPDTSPQFTPTHTSSAVPKENQPSVPVRPAPPRPPAHAGGPPPVPRNPESRPPNENMMNMNQQPVPPAVASSGLFSSLRGGAGSFLKNLKDTSSKVMQTMQQTIARTDIDISYITSRVLVMPCPSEGLESAYKINNIEDVKLSIESRYVPSKVSIYNLGPRNCPRLPPPIRTVEASTIYHCSAAKAPHLYGMYSIIEDMYGFLYADPKNIIIIQSPDNGGSFAATIVCTLLMYAGLIVEPEDGLQIFAVKRNVPNARASELRYLYYFGDILRPTPHLPHNKTMTIVSISCQPIPRMTKARDGCRFFMEVYCNEKLMLNTIQEYDRMKLYSASQGKIMLPVNVTLSGDVIFVLYHARNSLKGMGRPHGIKICQFQFHTGFIPEQETLINFTRNDLDDLLDAEHIPGNFSVSLSIVMNEQECPPKKNPPWMNKKPKKDASILFSSQLEHLEMTDNFVTKPTASVHEKPARPPVPPHPAPPARPPEPVPVMAERSVAPDITAEIPNHDTPNIDLLNLSQSPAPAAGDSAPRKTRAPSFDLLGSFESNEPVSAPIPDILGGGVSNAQPGLDDIFGSIKTPQANAGGDFNNIGINFNAFVSSDEPKADGGIGFNANPMNDPIFNLNSNPYIPDIENKSQTASHDNSPQQPKDPFADIANLASELNINFNPNKLTSKTPQPSPHTTQFSSPTHNFSSAPSSVSSPAHNSRSPNGPQVQTTASIPTSTQPPSRPDYSRSHFETQNATQSNKQQPKTEKSGDIFADILGEQGYKFGSKTNQGPRSINEMRKEDLVKEMDPDKLKIMEWTEGKKNNIRALLCSMHTVLWPDAKWTKCEMHQLVSAADVKKAYRKACLAVHPDKQVGTDNEAIAKLVFMELNNAWSDFENDATQQNIFSS; encoded by the exons ATGAGTGATTTTTTCAAGTCTGCAATCGGTTACTTTAACGCCGGACCTTCGGCTGAACAAACTGACGAGTTCGTCGGTCAGATCATTGATGTGAACGGCATAAAATTACGTGTGAAACGCTTGATTGCCGAAG GTGGATTCGCGTTTGTGTACGTGGTGCAAGATGTGCAGAGCGGAAACGAATACGCCCTCAAGAGACTTATCGGCGCTGATAAGGTCGCCTGCAACAACATCATTAAAGAGATCAATCTGCACAAGAAGCTGTCGGGCCACCCGCACATCGTGCAATTCGTGGGCGCATCATTCATCGATAGGACGAAAGATGCACAGGGCAAGGCGGAGTATTTGCTTCTGGGCGAGCTGTGCAAGGGCGGATCGTTGGCAGACTGCCTGGGCACTGCGATTGAACCTGCCGTCGTGTTGCGGGTGTTCTACCAGGCGACGAAAGCTGTTGGGCACCTGCATGCACAGGTGCCACCTGTCACCCACAGGGACATAAAG ATAGAAAACTTCCTTATCGGATCGGATGGGTATTTAAAACTCTGTGATTTTGGCTCTGCAACAACAGACATTTACGAACCAAATATTGAATGGGGAGCTCAGCAAAGGAATACCTTGGAGGATGAA TTAGCTACAGTTACAACGCCCATGTATAGAGCCCCTGAACTCCTAGATACATGGGCGAATTATCCAATTGGTCCAAAGGTCGACGTGTGGGCTTTAGGCTGCATATTGTATTGTTTATGTTATCAGAAGCATCCTTTTGAAGATTCCGCCAAATTGCGGATAATCAATGGAAACTACACGATACCAAGCGACTCGCGCTACAATTGCTTCCATGAAATAATCAAAGGCTGTTTCAAAGTGAATCCCAGTGAACGGTTTGATGTACAAGCCATCTTAGAGAGACTTGCGGCAATATCGGAAACTCTAGGTTGGCCGCTCAAGAGCCAAATAGATTTAGTG GGGAAACCAATTAAAACGCCGCCGGATACGTCCCCTCAATTCACACCGACACACACTTCTAGCGCTGTTCCGAAGGAGAATCAACCGTCAGTCCCCGTTCGACCCGCTCCTCCACGGCCCCCAGCCCATGCTGGAggaccaccaccagtgccccggAATCCTGAAAGTAGACCGCCGAATGAAAATATGATGAACATGAATCAACAACCGGTACCGCCGGCAGTAGCATCAAGTGGACTTTTCTCGTCACTTCGCGGAGGTGCCGGCAGTTTCTTAAAGAATCTTAAAGACACCTCGTCAAAGGTGATGCAGACGATGCAACAAACAATCGCTAGAACCGACATTGATATAAGTTACATTACATCACGCGTTCTAGTGATGCCTTGTCCGTCTGAAGGTTTAGAATCAGCTTATAAGATCAATAACATAGAAGATGTGAAATTGTCTATTGAAAGTCGTTATGTACCATCTAAGGTCAGCATTTATAACTTGGGGCCGCGGAATTGTCCCCGTCTACCACCTCCTATTCGAACTGTGGAAGCAAGCACGATTTACCATTGCTCGGCCGCGAAAGCTCCGCATTTGTATGGAATGTACTCAATAATTGAGGACATGTATGGATTTCTATATGCTGATCCgaagaatattattattattcaaagtCCCGATAACGGAGGATCATTTGCTGCAACTATTGTCTGCACCTTGCTAATGTACGCGGGATTAATAGTTGAGCCCGAAGATGGACTTCAAATCTTTGCGGTAAAAAGAAATGTTCCAAACGCCAGGGCATCGGAGTtgagatatttatattatttcggGGACATCCTGCGACCCACTCCACATCTTCCACATAACAAAACAATGACGATAGTATCAATTTCGTGTCAACCTATTCCGCGAATGACTAAAGCTCGGGACGGATGCCGATTCTTCATGGAAGTTTATTGCAATGAAAAATTGATGCTCAACACAATACAAGAATATGATAGGATGAA ATTATACTCGGCCAGTCAAGGAAAAATAATGCTTCCAGTGAATGTAACTTTGTCTGGTGATGTAATTTTCGTTCTATATCATGCACGAAACTCACTTAAAGGGATGGGTCGACCACATGGAATCAAAATTTGTCAATTCCAATTCCATACTGGTTTTATTCCCGAACAAGAAACCCTTATTAACTTTACCCGTAATGATTTAGATGATCTGCTCGATGCTGAACACATTCCTGGTAACTTTTCGGTGTCGCTTTCTATTGTTATGAATGAACAAGAATGTCCACCAAAGAAAAATCCACCATGGATGAATAAGAAACCGAAGAAGGATGCAAGCATTCTTTTCAGTTCTCAGCTCGAGCATTTAGAAATGACTGATAACTTCG TGACAAAACCAACTGCATCGGTGCATGAGAAACCCGCCAGGCCACCGGTTCCTCCTCATCCTGCTCCGCCCGCAAGACCACCTGAGCCGGTGCCTGTCATGGCAGAACGCAGTGTTGCTCCAGATATTACAGCTGAAATCCCCAATCATGACACCCCAAATATAGACTTGTTAAATCTTAGTCAATCGCCCGCACCCGCGGCAGGAGATTCAGCCCCGAGGAAAACTCGGGCACCTAGTTTCGATCTATTGGGTTCGTTTGAAAGCAATGAACCAGTTTCTGCTCCAATTCCAGATATATTAG GGGGTGGAGTTAGCAATGCCCAGCCTGGACTCGACGATATATTTGGCTCAATCAAAACTCCCCAGGCTAATGCTGGTGGTGACTTCAATAACATAGGAATCAATTTTAATGCGTTCGTAAGTTCGGACGAACCGAAGGCAGATGGTGGAATAGGTTTCAACGCGAATCCAATGAATGACCCGATTTTCAATCTAAACTCGAACCCGTACATTCCAGACATAGAAAATAAATCTCAAACGGCAAGTCATGATAACTCGCCGCAACAG CCAAAAGATCCATTCGCCGATATTGCAAATCTTGCCAGTGAACTAAACATCAATTTTAATCCAAACAAATTAACAAGCAAAACCCCACAACCAAGCCCGCATACAACACAATTTTCTAGTCCAACTCATAACTTTAGCAGTGCACCATCATCTGTATCATCACCGGCTCACAACTCGCGTTCGCCGAATGGCCCGCAAGTGCAGACTACAGCATCAATCCCCACGTCCACACAGCCACCATCACGTCCCGATTATAGTCGATCTCACTTTGAAACACAAAATGCAACACAATCTAATAAGCAACAACCAAAAACTGAGAAGAGTGGAGACATTTTTGCTGATATTTTAGGAGAACAAGGATACAAATTTGGTAGTAAAACGAATCAAGGCCCACGATCAATTAATGAAATGAGAAAAGAGGATTTGGTGAAGGAAATGGACCCGGATaagttgaaaataatggaatgG acTGAAGGAAAGAAGAATAACATACGCGCGTTACTGTGTTCGATGCATACCGTTTTGTGGCCCGATGCTAAGTGGACGAAATGCGAGATGCATCAGCTTGTAAGTGCCGCAGATGTGAAAAAGGCTTACCGGAAGGCTTGTCTGGCAGTCCATCCTGATAAG